A window of the Henckelia pumila isolate YLH828 chromosome 3, ASM3356847v2, whole genome shotgun sequence genome harbors these coding sequences:
- the LOC140886438 gene encoding protein G1-like1: protein MSAATLVTGQFNSGDIIINSPPSENIGGQKTSLSRYESQKRRDWNTFGQYLRNHKPPLVLSRCSGAHILEFLRYLDQFGKTKVHNAACLFFGHPHPPAPCPCPLKQAWGSLDALVGRLRAAFEENGGTPEANPFGARAVRLYLREVRDSQAKARGIAYEKKKRKKPQKQAELAPMNMIEEQDEDGGGGGGIMIMAAGSSGAGRNSVSSRISLPACF, encoded by the coding sequence ATGTCGGCGGCAACACTTGTAACCGGCCAGTTCAATTCCGGCGACATTATAATTAACAGCCCGCCGTCAGAAAACATCGGCGGCCAGAAAACGTCGCTGAGCCGTTACGAGTCGCAGAAGCGGAGAGACTGGAACACCTTCGGGCAGTACCTTAGGAACCACAAGCCGCCGCTGGTGCTGTCGCGTTGCAGCGGCGCGCACATTCTTGAATTCCTCAGGTACCTGGATCAGTTCGGGAAAACCAAGGTTCACAACGCCGCCTGCCTCTTCTTCGGCCACCCACACCCCCCGGCTCCGTGCCCGTGTCCGCTTAAGCAGGCGTGGGGAAGCCTCGACGCGCTCGTGGGCCGCTTACGCGCCGCCTTCGAAGAGAACGGCGGAACCCCGGAGGCCAACCCTTTCGGGGCGCGGGCGGTGAGGCTGTATCTGAGGGAGGTGAGGGACAGTCAAGCGAAGGCGAGAGGGATTGCTTACGAGAAAAAGAAGCGTAAGAAGCCACAGAAGCAAGCGGAATTAGCTCCGATGAATATGATAGAGGAACAAGATGAAGATGGCGGCGGAGGAGGAGGCATAATGATCATGGCGGCGGGATCGTCAGGTGCCGGCAGGAACTCTGTCAGCAGTAGGATTTCTTTGCCGGCCTGTTTTTAA
- the LOC140886437 gene encoding pentatricopeptide repeat-containing protein At4g21300-like isoform X1 yields the protein MLKRILISFASILLKDSPSCKHCFHTTISHLPSEILYFPFTEDVLASHLAPLLRVKDPSLSPSVVQQVLQIHAQITVNGFQNMGILGARILGMYILCNRYFDAKKLFFQLQLRYAAPWNWMIRGFMAMGYFDLAVLFYFKMLAFGTLPDKYTFPFVIKACGGLHAVDLLKYIHAMIRDLGFELDVYVGSALVKFYSENDALGLARGLFDKLPVKDVVLWNMMLNGYLKYDELMHNVIGLFEDMRKSEVKPDSVTYACVLSMCGSKSMEQSGAQLHSLVIRCGLEMEAPVANSLVSMYAKSRCLSEARKLFDSVMQHDLVTWNGMIGGYVQNGFMNDALVLFRQMASSVVKPDSRTFATLLPSVSESGCLKLGKEMHCYIIRYGLLLDLFLKNALIDMYFKCKDVDNACKVFDQSSAVDIVIYSAMISGFVLNGMSIDALEVFRWLLCKKLKPNAITLASVLPACAGLASLKLGKELHGNIIRKGLEGRCYVGSAITDMYAKCGRVDLGHLVFTRMSERDSICWNSIITSCSQNGKPEVAIDLFRRMGMEGAEYDPVSISAALSACSNLSALHYGKQIHSFMIRSPLNSDLFADSALVDMYAKCGNLDLAQHVFDTMESKSEVSWNSIIAAYGNHGHLKQCLALFHRMEDQGFQPDHVTFLAILSAFSHSGDVEEGKRYFHIMTQDYEVSPRIEHYACLIDMFGRYGRLEEALQVIKGMPFIPDAGIWGTLLGACRVHGNLELAEMASDTLFTLEPQNSGYYMLLSNLHADSGKWERVHQIRHIMKERGVIKLPGYSWIEVNKSSHMFAAADKSHPQACEIYLLLKNLLIELQNEGYVPLLLCLPE from the coding sequence ATGCTCAAGAGGATTTTGATCTCATTTGCGTCAATCCTCTTGAAAGATTCGCCTTCCTGTAAACATTGTTTCCACACAACCATTAGTCACCTACCAAGCGAGATCCTTTATTTTCCCTTCACTGAGGACGTTTTGGCATCCCATCTCGCACCACTTTTACGAGTAAAAGACCCTTCTTTATCTCCTTCCGTTGTTCAACAAGTGCTGCAAATCCACGCCCAGATTACTGTCAATGGATTTCAAAACATGGGTATTTTGGGTGCAAGAATCTTGGGTATGTACATTCTGTGTAACAGATATTTTGATGCCAAGAAATTGTTTTTTCAGCTTCAGTTGCGCTACGCTGCCCCTTGGAATTGGATGATAAGAGGATTTATGGCGATGGGTTATTTCGATCTTGCAGTTTTGTTTTACTTCAAGATGCTCGCTTTTGGCACTCTTCCAGATAAATATACTTTTCCTTTCGTGATAAAAGCTTGTGGTGGCTTGCACGCTGTTGATTTACTGAAATATATTCATGCGATGATTCGAGATCTGGGTTTTGAATTGGATGTGTATGTGGGCAGTGCTTTGGTCAAATTCTATTCGGAGAATGATGCTTTAGGCCTTGCACGTGGATTGTTTGATAAATTGCCAGTAAAGGATGTTGTTTTGTGGAATATGATGCTTAATGGTTATTTAAAGTACGATGAGTTGATGCACAATGTAATTGGGTTGTTTGAGGACATGAGGAAAAGTGAAGTGAAGCCCGATTCTGTAACTTACGCATGTGTTCTTAGCATGTGTGGTTCTAAATCGATGGAGCAGTCTGGTGCGCAGCTTCACAGCTTAGTCATCAGGTGTGGCTTGGAGATGGAAGCTCCGGTGGCCAACTCTCTAGTCTCAATGTACGCAAAATCCCGTTGCTTGTCTGAGGCTAGAAAACTGTTCGATTCTGTCATGCAACACGATCTTGTCACTTGGAATGGGATGATTGGTGGGTATGTTCAAAATGGATTTATGAATGATGCATTGGTTTTGTTTCGGCAAATGGCTTCATCTGTTGTGAAACCAGACTCAAGAACTTTTGCAACCCTGCTCCCTTCAGTCTCTGAATCAGGTTGCCTCAAACTAGGAAAGGAAATGCACTGTTATATTATAAGATATGGGTTGTTATTGGATTTGTTTCTGAAGAACGCTCTGATTGATATGTATTTCAAGTGCAAGGATGTTGATAACGCCTGCAAGGTCTTTGACCAAAGCTCTGCAGTGGATATAGTCATATACTCTGCCATGATCTCGGGATTCGTGCTCAATGGGATGAGCATTGATGCCTTGGAAGTTTTTCGATGGTTGCTTTGTAAGAAACTCAAGCCCAATGCCATAACTTTAGCAAGTGTTCTTCCTGCTTGTGCAGGTTTGGCCAGCCTGAAATTGGGTAAAGAATTGCATGGTAACATCATAAGAAAAGGGCTCGAGGGTAGGTGCTACGTTGGAAGTGCGATAACAGACATGTATGCAAAATGTGGAAGGGTAGATCTTGGCCATCTTGTTTTCACTAGGATGAGCGAACGTGACTCCATTTGTTGGAACTCGATCATTACTAGCTGTAGCCAGAACGGTAAACCTGAAGTGGCCATTGATCTTTTCAGACGCATGGGGATGGAAGGAGCTGAGTATGACCCTGTAAGCATATCAGCTGCTCTGTCTGCCTGTTCAAATTTGTCTGCTCTGCATTATGGAAAACAGATACATAGCTTTATGATCCGAAGTCCACTCAATTCTGATTTATTTGCTGATAGCGCATTAGTAGACATGTACGCTAAATGTGGCAATTTGGATCTAGCACAACATGTTTTCGACACCATGGAGTCCAAAAGTGAAGTATCTTGGAATAGCATTATCGCTGCATATGGCAACCATGGCCATCTTAAGCAATGCCTAGCCTTATTTCATAGAATGGAGGATCAGGGATTTCAACCGGACCATGTCACTTTTCTTGCCATTTTATCGGCTTTTAGCCATTCGGGGGATGTTGAGGAAGGAAAACGTTACTTCCATATCATGACCCAAGATTATGAAGTTTCACCAAGGATTGAACACTATGCGTGCTTAATCGATATGTTTGGTCGTTATGGTCGTTTAGAAGAAGCACTTCAAGTGATCAAGGGCATGCCATTTATTCCTGATGCGGGCATATGGGGCACATTATTGGGTGCTTGCCGAGTTCATGGAAACCTTGAGCTAGCCGAAATGGCTTCCGATACTCTATTTACTTTGGAACCACAAAATTCTGGTTACTATATGCTGTTATCAAACCTGCATGCTGATTCTGGAAAATGGGAGCGGGTTCATCAAATTCGACATATCATGAAAGAACGAGGAGTGATCAAACTACCTGGTTACAGTTGGATTGAAGTCAATAAGTCCTCCCATATGTTTGCTGCCGCTGATAAATCTCACCCTCAAGCTTGTGAAATCTATCTGTTGTTGAAAAATTTGCTTATTGAGCTCCAGAATGAAGGATATGTTCCTCTTCTTCTCTGTCTTCCAGAATGa
- the LOC140886437 gene encoding pentatricopeptide repeat-containing protein At4g21300-like isoform X2: MIRGFMAMGYFDLAVLFYFKMLAFGTLPDKYTFPFVIKACGGLHAVDLLKYIHAMIRDLGFELDVYVGSALVKFYSENDALGLARGLFDKLPVKDVVLWNMMLNGYLKYDELMHNVIGLFEDMRKSEVKPDSVTYACVLSMCGSKSMEQSGAQLHSLVIRCGLEMEAPVANSLVSMYAKSRCLSEARKLFDSVMQHDLVTWNGMIGGYVQNGFMNDALVLFRQMASSVVKPDSRTFATLLPSVSESGCLKLGKEMHCYIIRYGLLLDLFLKNALIDMYFKCKDVDNACKVFDQSSAVDIVIYSAMISGFVLNGMSIDALEVFRWLLCKKLKPNAITLASVLPACAGLASLKLGKELHGNIIRKGLEGRCYVGSAITDMYAKCGRVDLGHLVFTRMSERDSICWNSIITSCSQNGKPEVAIDLFRRMGMEGAEYDPVSISAALSACSNLSALHYGKQIHSFMIRSPLNSDLFADSALVDMYAKCGNLDLAQHVFDTMESKSEVSWNSIIAAYGNHGHLKQCLALFHRMEDQGFQPDHVTFLAILSAFSHSGDVEEGKRYFHIMTQDYEVSPRIEHYACLIDMFGRYGRLEEALQVIKGMPFIPDAGIWGTLLGACRVHGNLELAEMASDTLFTLEPQNSGYYMLLSNLHADSGKWERVHQIRHIMKERGVIKLPGYSWIEVNKSSHMFAAADKSHPQACEIYLLLKNLLIELQNEGYVPLLLCLPE; encoded by the coding sequence ATGATAAGAGGATTTATGGCGATGGGTTATTTCGATCTTGCAGTTTTGTTTTACTTCAAGATGCTCGCTTTTGGCACTCTTCCAGATAAATATACTTTTCCTTTCGTGATAAAAGCTTGTGGTGGCTTGCACGCTGTTGATTTACTGAAATATATTCATGCGATGATTCGAGATCTGGGTTTTGAATTGGATGTGTATGTGGGCAGTGCTTTGGTCAAATTCTATTCGGAGAATGATGCTTTAGGCCTTGCACGTGGATTGTTTGATAAATTGCCAGTAAAGGATGTTGTTTTGTGGAATATGATGCTTAATGGTTATTTAAAGTACGATGAGTTGATGCACAATGTAATTGGGTTGTTTGAGGACATGAGGAAAAGTGAAGTGAAGCCCGATTCTGTAACTTACGCATGTGTTCTTAGCATGTGTGGTTCTAAATCGATGGAGCAGTCTGGTGCGCAGCTTCACAGCTTAGTCATCAGGTGTGGCTTGGAGATGGAAGCTCCGGTGGCCAACTCTCTAGTCTCAATGTACGCAAAATCCCGTTGCTTGTCTGAGGCTAGAAAACTGTTCGATTCTGTCATGCAACACGATCTTGTCACTTGGAATGGGATGATTGGTGGGTATGTTCAAAATGGATTTATGAATGATGCATTGGTTTTGTTTCGGCAAATGGCTTCATCTGTTGTGAAACCAGACTCAAGAACTTTTGCAACCCTGCTCCCTTCAGTCTCTGAATCAGGTTGCCTCAAACTAGGAAAGGAAATGCACTGTTATATTATAAGATATGGGTTGTTATTGGATTTGTTTCTGAAGAACGCTCTGATTGATATGTATTTCAAGTGCAAGGATGTTGATAACGCCTGCAAGGTCTTTGACCAAAGCTCTGCAGTGGATATAGTCATATACTCTGCCATGATCTCGGGATTCGTGCTCAATGGGATGAGCATTGATGCCTTGGAAGTTTTTCGATGGTTGCTTTGTAAGAAACTCAAGCCCAATGCCATAACTTTAGCAAGTGTTCTTCCTGCTTGTGCAGGTTTGGCCAGCCTGAAATTGGGTAAAGAATTGCATGGTAACATCATAAGAAAAGGGCTCGAGGGTAGGTGCTACGTTGGAAGTGCGATAACAGACATGTATGCAAAATGTGGAAGGGTAGATCTTGGCCATCTTGTTTTCACTAGGATGAGCGAACGTGACTCCATTTGTTGGAACTCGATCATTACTAGCTGTAGCCAGAACGGTAAACCTGAAGTGGCCATTGATCTTTTCAGACGCATGGGGATGGAAGGAGCTGAGTATGACCCTGTAAGCATATCAGCTGCTCTGTCTGCCTGTTCAAATTTGTCTGCTCTGCATTATGGAAAACAGATACATAGCTTTATGATCCGAAGTCCACTCAATTCTGATTTATTTGCTGATAGCGCATTAGTAGACATGTACGCTAAATGTGGCAATTTGGATCTAGCACAACATGTTTTCGACACCATGGAGTCCAAAAGTGAAGTATCTTGGAATAGCATTATCGCTGCATATGGCAACCATGGCCATCTTAAGCAATGCCTAGCCTTATTTCATAGAATGGAGGATCAGGGATTTCAACCGGACCATGTCACTTTTCTTGCCATTTTATCGGCTTTTAGCCATTCGGGGGATGTTGAGGAAGGAAAACGTTACTTCCATATCATGACCCAAGATTATGAAGTTTCACCAAGGATTGAACACTATGCGTGCTTAATCGATATGTTTGGTCGTTATGGTCGTTTAGAAGAAGCACTTCAAGTGATCAAGGGCATGCCATTTATTCCTGATGCGGGCATATGGGGCACATTATTGGGTGCTTGCCGAGTTCATGGAAACCTTGAGCTAGCCGAAATGGCTTCCGATACTCTATTTACTTTGGAACCACAAAATTCTGGTTACTATATGCTGTTATCAAACCTGCATGCTGATTCTGGAAAATGGGAGCGGGTTCATCAAATTCGACATATCATGAAAGAACGAGGAGTGATCAAACTACCTGGTTACAGTTGGATTGAAGTCAATAAGTCCTCCCATATGTTTGCTGCCGCTGATAAATCTCACCCTCAAGCTTGTGAAATCTATCTGTTGTTGAAAAATTTGCTTATTGAGCTCCAGAATGAAGGATATGTTCCTCTTCTTCTCTGTCTTCCAGAATGa
- the LOC140891280 gene encoding photosystem I reaction center subunit III, chloroplastic: protein MSLTIPANLSTPRLGSLASTRTRPAAIVCQAGAPHTEESSSSSGSQLKAFSAALAISSIILSAPVLPASADISGLTPCKESKQFAKREKLEIKKLESSLKLYAPDSAPALAINATIEKTKRRFDNYGKQGLLCGSDGLPHLIVSGDQRHWGEFITPGILFLYIAGWIGWVGRSYLIAIRDDKKPTMKEIIIDVPLANSLIWRGFIWPVAAYREFLNGELIDPNV, encoded by the exons ATGTCGCTCACCATCCCCGCTAATCTTTCCACCCCCAGATTGGGTTCTCTGGCCTCCACAAGAACAAGGCCCGCCGCCATAGTTTGCCAGGCAGGTGCTCCCCACACAGAGGAATCATCTTCCTCCTCTGGTTCTCAGCTCAAGGCTTTCTCCGCCGCACTCGCGATTTCATCCATCATTCTCTCGGCCCCCGTGCTTCCGGCGTCTGCCGACATCTCTGGCCTCACCCCATGCAAGGAGTCCAAGCAATTCGCCAAGCGTGAGAAGCTGGAGATCAAGAAACTCGAGTCTTCCCTCAAGCTATATGCACCTGACAGTGCTCCTGCTCTTGCCATTAATGCCACCATCGAGAAAACCAAGAGAAG GTTCGATAATTACGGTAAGCAAGGGCTGTTGTGTGGATCGGATGGCTTACCACACTTGATCGTCAGCGGGGATCAGAGACACTGGGGTGAATTCATCACTCCAGGGATCTTGTTCTTGTACATTGCGGGATGGATCGGGTGGGTCGGTAGGAGCTATCTGATCGCCATAAGGGACGATAAAAAGCCGACCATGAAGGAGATCATCATCGACGTCCCATTGGCTAACTCCCTCATCTGGAGAGGCTTCATCTGGCCTGTTGCAGCCTACAGAGAGTTCTTGAATGGGGAACTCATTGATCCAAATGTCTAA
- the LOC140893577 gene encoding pectinesterase inhibitor-like, giving the protein MANLIGIISLISIILMFAIPASSTRHQHKKEKDGELRDLCSKTHDPDLCWKLLKSERSKFHTDTKGVVEVSIDLAKEKAKETKDKLSRLGEESKNEKLKVKYFSCKKNYDDAIRDLNEAKEKLRKKEYYSGMIPVLVDDVIDEVKSCNNDFDNGAYDPARIQKMNVEFGVYVDLVKVAVDCLLKEKRDR; this is encoded by the coding sequence atgGCTAATTTGATTGGAATAATCTCATTAATCTCCATAATTTTGATGTTTGCCATTCCCGCTTCATCGACTCGCCACCAGCACAAGAAAGAGAAGGATGGAGAGCTGAGAGATCTCTGCTCCAAAACCCATGATCCCGATTTGTGCTGGAAGCTACTGAAATCAGAGCGCAGCAAATTCCACACAGACACCAAAGGTGTGGTGGAAGTCTCCATAGATTTGGCTAAAGAAAAAGCCAAAGAAACCAAGGATAAACTCAGTCGCCTCGGGGAGGAGTCCAAGAACGAAAAGCTCAAGGTGAAATACTTTTCGTGCAAGAAGAACTACGACGATGCGATCCGTGATCTGAACGAGGCGAAAGAGAAGCTGCGCAAGAAGGAGTACTATAGCGGCATGATTCCCGTGCTAGTCGATGATGTTATTGATGAAGTGAAGAGCTGCAATAACGATTTCGATAATGGCGCGTATGATCCGGCTCGTATTCAGAAAATGAATGTGGAATTCGGGGTGTATGTGGATCTGGTGAAGGTGGCCGTGGACTGTTTGTTGAAGGAGAAGAGGGACCGATGA
- the LOC140890443 gene encoding U-box domain-containing protein 30-like yields MPMFLPLKKDGFVGIEGGVDGRVLDLDTAVKDGVLGGVELGGYGGGVGEKLDLKKMIEELNLQEIPSVFICPISLETMQDPVTLCTGQTYEKANILKWFSLGHYTCPTTMQELWDDTVTPNRTLYHLIYTWFSQKYVQMKKRSEDAQGRASELLITLKKVKGQVRIQTLKELRQVVGSHSTARKTIIDEGGVTLLLSLLGPFTSYAVGSEVIAILVNLNLSSDSKSNLMQPAKVSSVVDILNEGSIETKVNCIRLIETLMEEKDFRAETISSHSLLVALLRLVRDRKQPYGHLPALGLLKLICTHKQVRSLIVSIGAVPQLVELMPFLNPECMELALFVLDALSSVPEGREALKDCSNTIPATVKLLMRISENCTRHALSILWSVCKLSPEECSLVAVDAGLAAKLLLVIQSGCNADLKQRAAELLKLCSLNYSDTIFISKCKLTRTIQ; encoded by the coding sequence ATGCCTATGTTTCTGCCTTTAAAGAAAGATGGGTTTGTTGGGATTGAGGGAGGCGTAGATGGGCGTGTGTTAGATCTGGATACTGCTGTTAAAGATGGAGTTTTGGGTGGAGTTGAGCTAGGGGGTTACGGCGGTGGAGTTGGGGAGAAATTGGATCTGAAAAAGATGATTGAAGAGCTTAATTTACAAGAAATCCCATCTGTGTTTATTTGTCCTATTTCTCTCGAAACCATGCAAGATCCGGTCACTCTTTGCACTGGGCAAACTTACGAGAAAGCCAACATTCTCAAATGGTTTAGCCTGGGGCACTACACTTGCCCCACCACAATGCAAGAACTCTGGGATGACACGGTTACGCCCAACAGGACCCTTTACCATTTAATCTACACTTGGTTTTCTCAGAAGTACGTGCAAATGAAGAAGAGATCCGAAGATGCCCAGGGCCGggcatcggagcttctgattaCCCTTAAAAAGGTCAAGGGTCAGGTGCGAATCCAAACATTGAAGGAGCTGAGGCAAGTTGTTGGGAGCCATTCAACTGCCAGGAAGACCATTATTGATGAAGGTGGGGTGACCCTTCTTTTGTCTTTACTAGGCCCGTTTACTTCGTATGCTGTAGGGTCTGAAGTTATCGCCATTCTTGTGAATTTGAATCTGAGTTCGGattcaaaatcaaatttgatgcAACCTGCAAAGGTTTCATCAGTCGTGGATATCTTGAATGAAGGGTCGATTGAAACAAAGGTGAATTGTATACGGCTGATCGAAACATTGATGGAGGAGAAGGATTTCCGAGCTGAAACTATATCAAGCCATAGCCTTTTGGTTGCTTTGTTGAGACTGGTGAGGGATAGGAAACAACCTTATGGACATTTACCCGCCCTCGGTCTTCTGAAGCTTATTTGCACTCACAAGCAAGTCCGAAGTTTGATTGTGAGCATTGGAGCTGTGCCTCAATTGGTAGAGTTGATGCCTTTCTTGAATCCCGAGTGCATGGAACTAGCCCTTTTCGTATTGGATGCCTTATCCTCTGTGCCTGAAGGGAGAGAGGCTCTGAAGGATTGTTCCAACACTATACCGGCTACGGTTAAACTTCTAATGAGAATTTCGGAAAACTGTACGCGGCATGCACTCTCAATCTTGTGGTCTGTATGCAAACTATCCCCCGAGGAATGCTCCTTGGTGGCTGTGGACGCGGGTCTCGCAGCAAAACTTCTTCTTGTTATCCAGAGCGGATGCAACGCCGATCTTAAGCAGCGGGCGGCTGAGCTTTTGAAGCTTTGCAGCCTGAATTATTCGGACACCATCTTCATTTCCAAGTGCAAACTCACCAGAACGATTCAATAA